A window of Chitinophaga sp. MM2321 contains these coding sequences:
- a CDS encoding VF530 family protein encodes MDTPQKSNDPLHGITLEKMVTHLAESYGWEALGEHIRINCFTSNPSVQSSLKFLRKTPWARTKVEDFYKYSLRHHKLK; translated from the coding sequence ATGGACACACCACAAAAATCGAATGATCCGTTGCATGGTATTACCCTTGAAAAAATGGTAACACATCTGGCGGAAAGCTATGGCTGGGAAGCGTTAGGAGAGCATATCAGGATCAATTGTTTCACCAGTAATCCGTCGGTACAGTCCAGTCTGAAATTTCTGCGTAAAACGCCCTGGGCAAGAACCAAAGTAGAAGATTTCTACAAATATTCGCTCAGGCATCACAAATTGAAATAG
- a CDS encoding pyridoxamine 5'-phosphate oxidase family protein encodes MGKFSDSILPPHSDFIDEQKMFFVGTAPLSADGHVNLSPKGLDSFRVLSPNRIAYMDIVGSGNETSAHVRENGRITFMFCAFEGAPNILRLYGDGYTVLPGDPEWESLSAHFELQLATRQIVVATIHKVQTSCGFGVPLYHYTGERDHAAKWAEKKGVAGLEAYKAEKNMISMDGLPTSLKKN; translated from the coding sequence ATGGGTAAGTTTAGTGATAGCATTCTGCCGCCTCATAGTGATTTTATTGATGAACAGAAAATGTTCTTTGTGGGTACGGCGCCTTTAAGTGCCGATGGGCATGTTAATTTATCACCCAAAGGGTTGGATAGTTTCAGGGTACTCTCTCCCAACCGGATAGCATATATGGATATTGTTGGTAGTGGCAATGAAACCTCTGCCCATGTCAGGGAAAATGGCAGGATTACTTTTATGTTCTGTGCTTTTGAAGGGGCGCCAAATATCCTCCGGTTATACGGTGACGGCTATACGGTGCTTCCCGGTGATCCGGAATGGGAAAGTTTGTCGGCTCATTTTGAGTTACAGTTGGCTACCCGTCAGATTGTGGTTGCAACTATACACAAAGTACAAACCTCTTGTGGGTTTGGTGTTCCTTTATATCATTATACGGGTGAGCGGGATCATGCTGCGAAATGGGCCGAGAAAAAAGGTGTAGCGGGGTTGGAAGCATATAAAGCGGAGAAAAATATGATCAGCATGGATGGACTACCCACGTCTTTGAAGAAAAATTAA
- a CDS encoding cold shock domain-containing protein has product MGKSQETFSKKENEKKRLKKKKDKQEKKEERQANNKKGKSLEEMMAYIDENGNISATPPDPRKKKIINVEDIQIGVSKQPDIEDGDPIRTGIVTFFNESKGYGFIKDQQTQESIFVHINGLIDPVKENSKVTFEVEMGHKGPNAVSVKIAK; this is encoded by the coding sequence ATGGGTAAATCACAAGAAACATTTAGTAAAAAAGAAAACGAAAAGAAAAGATTAAAAAAGAAGAAGGACAAACAAGAGAAGAAAGAAGAAAGGCAGGCCAACAACAAAAAAGGAAAAAGCCTCGAAGAAATGATGGCTTACATTGATGAAAATGGTAATATTTCAGCCACTCCTCCCGACCCAAGGAAAAAGAAAATCATTAATGTAGAAGACATCCAGATTGGTGTGTCCAAACAACCGGATATCGAAGACGGAGATCCTATTCGTACCGGTATTGTTACCTTTTTTAATGAATCCAAAGGTTATGGTTTTATCAAAGACCAACAAACCCAGGAAAGCATCTTTGTGCACATTAACGGATTGATTGATCCCGTTAAAGAAAACTCCAAAGTAACTTTTGAAGTTGAAATGGGACACAAAGGACCAAATGCTGTGTCTGTGAAAATAGCTAAATAG
- a CDS encoding DUF4838 domain-containing protein translates to MMRLLLLTIFAATILSACSQSGHLVKDGKSDYKIFISDKATAPEKHAAEELQTYLQKVSGCKIAITHEQGSDEKLIYVGFKDAPATITGNLNPAEFGNEEYIIRSDGKSLLIAGGETRGTLYGVMGYLADYVGCRWYTRDVAKIPTNPTLSLAKIEDRQKPALQYRDMDWRESLDATWVIHNRLNGFKVGDSLGGNYVTFPFVHTFNQLVPPAKYFKTHPEYFSLVNGKRTTAQLCLTNPEMVKVAIATVFDWIKTRPEVNVFSIDQNDFGGRCECKLCSALDEKEGSPSGSLLTFVNQIADTVAKTNPKIRLQTLAYDYTVDPPKNIRPADNVIIRLCHYDYCAAHPLEGCTKNKPFLDQLNQWKKITKAGITIWDYYTDFQNYLMPYPNFASFSHDVKFYADNGVMGLFAEGNANGGAGEFAELRSWVIAQLMWNPHQDAAKLVDEYVDNVYGKAAKHIASYIRLLHDQVKPDTHFGIWPEPFNVTYLNQSTIQKADSIFALAQKSAAGDTALTARIDLDYLPILYTKLYYFAQGGTAYISKEELPAALSRYNNFVSKYHITALGADVNTFGSLDKFIEKIQIAANTTFYTDWLISGPFDNADHKGHDNIYPPEQGFDSTQTFTGAKYQKISWKKYHDNTTGYIDLNKVYGPSENVVAYARRIITLPEAKTLKFGVGNNDGIKVWVNGKQVFNLAAASSGPNQHFFTTTLNKGENTLLIKVDQLKRGWGFYFAQH, encoded by the coding sequence ATGATGCGTTTATTATTACTAACAATTTTCGCTGCCACTATCCTTTCCGCTTGCTCACAAAGTGGGCATCTGGTAAAAGATGGCAAAAGTGATTACAAGATATTTATTTCTGATAAGGCTACTGCTCCGGAGAAACATGCAGCGGAAGAATTGCAAACCTATCTGCAAAAAGTAAGTGGCTGTAAGATAGCCATCACGCATGAACAGGGTAGTGATGAAAAGCTGATATATGTTGGGTTTAAAGATGCCCCTGCTACCATTACAGGCAATTTAAATCCGGCAGAATTTGGCAATGAAGAATACATCATTCGCTCGGATGGAAAAAGCCTGTTGATTGCAGGTGGAGAAACACGGGGCACCCTGTATGGTGTTATGGGATACCTTGCTGATTATGTAGGTTGCCGGTGGTATACACGTGATGTAGCTAAAATCCCTACCAATCCTACCCTTTCTTTGGCTAAAATAGAAGATCGTCAAAAGCCTGCCTTACAATATCGTGATATGGACTGGCGTGAATCCCTGGATGCCACCTGGGTTATTCATAACAGGCTTAATGGATTCAAGGTGGGTGATTCTTTAGGAGGCAATTATGTTACTTTTCCTTTTGTACATACTTTTAACCAACTGGTGCCACCTGCGAAATATTTCAAAACACATCCGGAGTACTTTTCACTAGTGAATGGAAAGCGTACTACAGCTCAGCTATGCCTCACTAATCCTGAGATGGTAAAAGTTGCTATTGCTACTGTATTTGACTGGATCAAAACACGTCCGGAAGTCAATGTATTTTCTATTGATCAAAACGATTTTGGTGGCCGTTGTGAATGTAAGCTCTGTTCGGCGCTGGATGAAAAGGAAGGAAGTCCTTCAGGTTCATTACTGACATTTGTAAATCAAATAGCCGACACCGTAGCCAAGACAAATCCAAAAATAAGGCTACAAACGCTGGCGTATGACTATACCGTTGATCCTCCTAAAAATATCCGTCCGGCAGATAATGTCATCATCAGACTTTGTCATTATGATTATTGCGCAGCTCATCCGCTCGAAGGTTGTACTAAAAACAAACCTTTCTTAGATCAGCTGAATCAATGGAAGAAAATTACAAAAGCAGGTATTACGATTTGGGATTATTACACGGATTTCCAAAATTACCTGATGCCATATCCCAACTTTGCATCATTTAGCCATGATGTAAAATTTTATGCGGATAATGGCGTAATGGGATTGTTTGCAGAAGGCAATGCCAATGGTGGTGCAGGTGAATTTGCAGAACTAAGATCATGGGTAATAGCCCAGCTGATGTGGAATCCTCACCAGGATGCCGCCAAGTTGGTAGATGAATATGTTGATAATGTATATGGGAAAGCAGCCAAACACATTGCCTCGTATATCAGGTTATTGCACGATCAGGTAAAACCGGATACACATTTCGGCATATGGCCTGAACCATTTAACGTAACTTATTTGAATCAGTCTACCATTCAAAAAGCAGACAGTATTTTTGCATTGGCTCAAAAGTCAGCAGCAGGCGACACCGCTTTGACTGCCCGGATCGACCTGGATTATCTGCCCATTTTATATACCAAACTTTATTATTTCGCCCAGGGTGGTACTGCCTATATCTCTAAAGAAGAATTGCCGGCTGCATTATCCCGGTATAATAATTTTGTAAGCAAATATCATATAACCGCCTTAGGAGCTGATGTAAACACCTTTGGAAGTTTAGATAAGTTTATTGAAAAAATTCAGATAGCGGCTAATACCACGTTTTATACAGATTGGTTAATAAGTGGACCATTTGATAATGCTGATCATAAAGGGCATGACAACATATATCCACCGGAACAGGGATTTGATTCCACGCAGACTTTCACAGGGGCGAAATACCAAAAGATAAGCTGGAAAAAATACCATGATAATACCACCGGGTATATTGATTTAAATAAAGTATATGGCCCTTCCGAAAATGTGGTGGCTTATGCCCGGCGAATTATCACACTTCCTGAGGCAAAGACCCTGAAGTTTGGCGTAGGCAATAACGATGGCATCAAGGTATGGGTGAATGGAAAGCAGGTATTTAACCTTGCTGCCGCAAGCAGCGGACCTAATCAGCATTTTTTTACTACAACGCTGAACAAAGGGGAGAATACACTATTGATAAAAGTTGATCAGTTAAAGCGTGGGTGGGGCTTTTATTTTGCCCAGCATTGA